The Devosia sp. SD17-2 genome includes a region encoding these proteins:
- a CDS encoding ABC transporter permease — translation MSLERAETPLISEARSSRPVKTTPALPAQVIRARRQRSLESGGIFAAQILIGLGLLAGMYALNAVGGNLLMPSPTDVAEESIIMWSDGTMLRGLGQSLTVIVLGFLLSASTGIVLGVLLGGFRILGRVLDPFVNAMNSTPGAAFIPLIIVWFGLYTEAKVVVVWNAAFFPILINTTAGIANANKDLVEMARAFGAKRATLFWKVMVPDALPSILSGLRIGAAICTVGTVIAELTMAQSGLGGLLAAAGNRFQMDRYFAVVIVLMALGTGITALLRFAERRLARWRVSLANGR, via the coding sequence ATGTCACTTGAGCGGGCGGAAACACCGCTGATCAGCGAGGCCCGGAGCAGCCGGCCAGTCAAGACCACCCCTGCGCTCCCGGCTCAGGTCATCAGGGCCAGACGGCAGCGTAGCCTCGAAAGCGGCGGCATCTTCGCAGCACAGATCCTCATCGGACTGGGCCTGCTTGCGGGCATGTATGCGCTCAACGCGGTCGGCGGCAATCTCTTGATGCCCAGCCCCACCGACGTGGCCGAAGAAAGCATCATCATGTGGTCGGATGGCACGATGCTGAGAGGCCTCGGGCAATCGCTGACGGTGATCGTGCTCGGTTTCCTGCTGTCTGCCAGCACCGGGATCGTGCTTGGTGTGCTGCTGGGCGGGTTTCGCATTCTCGGTCGGGTCCTCGATCCATTCGTCAATGCGATGAATTCGACGCCCGGCGCCGCCTTTATCCCGCTGATCATCGTCTGGTTCGGCCTCTATACCGAAGCCAAGGTCGTGGTCGTGTGGAACGCGGCATTCTTCCCGATCCTGATCAACACCACCGCCGGCATTGCCAATGCCAATAAAGACCTCGTCGAAATGGCGCGGGCCTTCGGTGCCAAGCGTGCGACGCTGTTCTGGAAGGTCATGGTGCCGGACGCCCTGCCCTCGATCCTCAGCGGCCTGCGCATCGGGGCAGCCATCTGCACCGTCGGCACTGTGATTGCGGAACTGACCATGGCGCAATCGGGCCTTGGTGGCCTTTTGGCAGCTGCCGGCAACCGCTTCCAGATGGATCGCTATTTCGCTGTGGTGATCGTGCTGATGGCCCTCGGCACCGGGATTACCGCCCTGTTGCGCTTTGCAGAGCGCCGCCTCGCTCGCTGGCGCGTTAGCCTGGCGAATGGACGATGA
- a CDS encoding ABC transporter ATP-binding protein, which translates to MDQSIKPIISLRNVGKSFKDGQVRALEDISFDVNPGEFVSLVGPSGCGKTTLLRLINGLIPADEGEIRVLGVAPEPGPDLAMVFQSARLLPWLTVAGNIEFVLQLKGLSGSERPARARALLGAVGLRDFAEAFPHELSGGMQQRVGLARALAVEPKVLLMDEPFAALDAMTREVLRKELLQLWSRRGIAIVFVTHDIDEAVLLSQRVVLLRPRPGRVDDIVEVSFPEPRWQHDPRTLPEFKQMREHLWGRIHDMVRDGAELEELAGAFGATSLAS; encoded by the coding sequence ATGGACCAGAGCATCAAGCCCATCATTTCGCTCCGCAATGTCGGAAAGTCATTCAAGGACGGCCAGGTGCGCGCGCTCGAGGATATTTCCTTTGACGTGAACCCTGGAGAATTCGTCAGCCTGGTCGGTCCCAGCGGTTGCGGCAAAACAACCTTGCTACGGCTTATCAACGGACTTATCCCGGCCGACGAAGGCGAGATCCGCGTGCTAGGTGTTGCCCCCGAACCGGGCCCGGATCTCGCCATGGTTTTCCAGTCGGCAAGACTTTTGCCGTGGCTGACTGTTGCCGGAAACATCGAGTTCGTCCTCCAGCTCAAGGGCCTGTCGGGAAGTGAACGCCCGGCTCGCGCCCGGGCCCTGCTCGGTGCGGTTGGCCTTCGCGATTTTGCCGAGGCCTTTCCGCACGAGCTGTCGGGCGGCATGCAGCAGCGCGTCGGGCTTGCCCGTGCCCTGGCGGTGGAGCCCAAGGTTCTGCTGATGGATGAGCCGTTCGCCGCACTCGACGCGATGACGCGCGAAGTGCTGCGCAAGGAGCTGCTGCAACTGTGGTCGCGGCGCGGAATCGCCATCGTGTTTGTCACGCACGACATCGATGAGGCGGTGCTGCTGTCGCAACGCGTAGTGCTTCTGCGGCCGCGCCCGGGACGAGTCGATGACATCGTCGAGGTCAGTTTTCCCGAGCCGCGCTGGCAGCATGATCCGCGCACCCTGCCGGAGTTCAAGCAGATGCGCGAGCATCTCTGGGGACGCATCCACGACATGGTTCGTGACGGTGCCGAGCTCGAGGAACTGGCGGGCGCATTCGGCGCCACGAGCCTTGCTTCCTGA
- a CDS encoding DUF1800 domain-containing protein, which translates to MSTGSSTIENLSPISASEWSYERAAHLLERAGFGGTPKDIERLARLSPDEAVASLVDYKQIDTSHLPAFEESGFWEPSFKDFPVSRPAATELAERTGEAMGVRVKPAGDRPLQPVTNRFFYWLRATVLETRRLAFWWLDRMVRTNRPLEEKMTLFWHGHFATSEEKLRDYRKIELQLKALREGATGNFGDLLVAIAKDPAMLVFLDAAQNVKGAPNENFGREVMELFTMGVGNYSEDDIREAARAFTGWGNDDLTFIVDPDKHDTGIKRFLGHEGNFAGEDILRIILEQKQTATYIASKLYRFLVRDQISPDFAEKLGNLLRDNGYEIAPFLRTIFLSEDFYSEASVGTHIKSPTELLVSTYRKLGLHVLPGIPDPHTVCKTLGQILLYPPTVAGWGEGRSWITPGLLFERANFAREVMFPNIIEFRDPNHNPGGEVRRVNRNIIAGMEITAATLEDGAAPSNTAGIQETFNTRYASLIGYSEALRKLKPLPRAAAQFNLTDVVTEAGATTTAEAVDVLLRQLLRVPLAPPAREALVKTLTEQLGTAELAPAETYLEHPLRSVAHLIMSSPQFQLA; encoded by the coding sequence GTGTCGACTGGATCCAGCACAATCGAAAATCTGTCGCCGATCAGCGCCTCTGAGTGGTCCTATGAGCGCGCCGCCCATCTGCTCGAACGCGCAGGGTTTGGCGGCACGCCAAAGGACATCGAGCGCCTGGCACGCCTGTCGCCGGACGAGGCTGTCGCCAGCCTCGTCGACTACAAGCAGATCGACACCTCCCATCTGCCCGCCTTCGAGGAATCCGGCTTCTGGGAGCCATCCTTCAAGGATTTCCCGGTCAGCCGGCCGGCAGCGACCGAACTGGCGGAGCGGACCGGCGAGGCCATGGGTGTTCGCGTAAAGCCGGCGGGTGACCGGCCGCTGCAGCCAGTGACCAATCGGTTCTTCTATTGGCTGCGCGCCACCGTTCTGGAAACGCGGCGCCTTGCGTTCTGGTGGCTCGACCGCATGGTCAGAACCAATAGGCCGCTTGAAGAAAAGATGACGCTGTTCTGGCATGGGCACTTTGCCACCAGCGAAGAAAAGCTCCGCGATTACCGCAAGATAGAGTTGCAGCTCAAGGCGCTGCGCGAAGGCGCGACAGGCAATTTCGGTGACCTGCTGGTCGCCATTGCCAAGGATCCGGCGATGCTGGTGTTTCTCGATGCCGCGCAGAATGTGAAGGGCGCCCCGAACGAGAACTTTGGCCGCGAGGTCATGGAACTTTTCACCATGGGCGTCGGCAATTATTCCGAAGACGACATTCGCGAGGCGGCGCGCGCCTTCACCGGCTGGGGCAATGACGACCTGACCTTTATCGTCGATCCCGACAAGCACGACACCGGCATCAAACGCTTCCTCGGTCATGAGGGCAATTTTGCCGGCGAAGACATTCTGCGCATTATCCTCGAGCAGAAGCAGACGGCGACCTATATCGCCAGCAAGCTCTATCGCTTCCTCGTGCGTGACCAGATCAGCCCGGACTTTGCCGAGAAGCTGGGGAACCTGCTGCGCGACAATGGCTACGAGATCGCGCCATTCCTGCGGACGATCTTTCTCTCCGAAGATTTCTACTCAGAGGCTTCGGTCGGCACCCATATCAAGTCGCCAACCGAACTTCTGGTCTCCACCTATCGCAAGCTGGGGCTGCATGTGCTGCCCGGCATTCCCGACCCGCACACGGTCTGCAAGACGCTGGGGCAGATCCTGCTCTATCCGCCAACCGTTGCCGGTTGGGGCGAAGGACGATCGTGGATCACTCCCGGGCTTCTGTTCGAGCGGGCCAATTTCGCCCGCGAAGTGATGTTCCCCAACATCATCGAATTCCGCGACCCCAACCACAATCCGGGCGGGGAAGTGCGACGGGTCAATCGCAACATCATTGCCGGCATGGAAATCACCGCCGCAACGCTGGAAGACGGCGCTGCGCCGAGCAATACGGCCGGCATCCAGGAAACGTTCAACACCCGCTACGCAAGCCTCATCGGCTATTCGGAAGCGCTGCGCAAACTCAAGCCCCTGCCCCGCGCAGCGGCGCAGTTCAACCTGACCGATGTGGTGACCGAGGCTGGTGCAACGACTACGGCCGAGGCGGTCGACGTGCTGCTGCGCCAATTGCTGCGTGTGCCTCTGGCCCCGCCGGCACGCGAGGCACTTGTCAAAACGCTGACCGAACAGCTTGGCACTGCCGAATTGGCGCCAGCCGAGACTTATCTCGAGCATCCCCTGCGCTCGGTCGCCCATCTCATCATGAGTTCACCCCAGTTCCAGCTCGCCTGA
- a CDS encoding DUF1501 domain-containing protein, producing the protein MAKTPKLTSGERENLIRSGFGSMVLEGAGGVATSPVWSKVAKAQADQNERILVIVELSGGNDGLNTVIPYADDAYYNARPNLGIRRDKLLKIDDHFGFQKTMGGFERLYKDGAMGIVHGVGYDQPSFSHFSSMAFWQTGAPNSGEAYGWLGRMADAMDPLGHRSNFLVNIDDSQSLAVRAMNHVPLVFNDPDNFTRHMFHEQQEAIAAIDARGNGSANPSQDFLFDIAASATNSEQLVRDAWNSYSTPVDYGLARFGLERVAALIAADFPTKVYYVPYRNNAFDTHVYQGDLHARLWSYTSDHISAFVKDIERLGRADDVVVMVFSEFGRRVAENTSLGTDHGTAGPAFIIGKGVSGGQYGAPPSLTDLDDGNLKYTTDYRRIYSTLIQGWMGHEQSSAILRNEFSPLPIFGRGT; encoded by the coding sequence ATGGCAAAGACACCCAAGCTTACCAGCGGCGAACGCGAAAACCTGATCCGGTCCGGCTTCGGCTCCATGGTGCTCGAAGGCGCCGGCGGGGTCGCGACGTCACCGGTCTGGTCGAAAGTCGCCAAGGCCCAGGCTGACCAGAACGAACGCATCCTCGTGATCGTTGAATTGTCTGGCGGCAATGACGGGCTCAATACCGTCATCCCCTATGCCGACGACGCCTATTACAACGCACGACCGAACCTGGGCATTCGCCGGGACAAACTGCTCAAGATCGACGATCACTTTGGTTTCCAGAAGACCATGGGTGGCTTCGAGCGGCTCTACAAGGACGGCGCCATGGGGATTGTCCATGGCGTTGGATACGACCAGCCGTCGTTCTCGCACTTCTCGTCCATGGCCTTCTGGCAGACCGGCGCGCCGAACAGCGGCGAGGCCTATGGCTGGCTGGGCCGCATGGCCGACGCGATGGACCCGCTTGGGCACCGGAGCAATTTCCTCGTCAATATCGACGACAGCCAGTCGCTCGCCGTGCGCGCCATGAACCATGTGCCGCTGGTGTTCAACGACCCGGACAATTTTACCCGCCACATGTTCCACGAGCAGCAGGAGGCCATTGCGGCCATCGATGCGCGCGGCAATGGCAGCGCCAACCCGTCGCAGGATTTCCTGTTCGATATCGCGGCCAGCGCCACGAACTCCGAGCAGCTGGTGCGTGACGCGTGGAATTCATACAGCACGCCCGTTGACTACGGGCTTGCCCGGTTCGGGCTGGAGCGCGTTGCCGCTCTGATCGCTGCGGATTTTCCGACAAAGGTCTATTACGTCCCCTATCGCAACAACGCCTTTGACACCCATGTGTATCAAGGGGATCTGCACGCCCGGCTCTGGTCCTACACGTCGGATCATATCTCCGCCTTTGTGAAGGATATCGAACGGCTGGGCCGCGCTGATGACGTGGTGGTCATGGTGTTCAGCGAGTTTGGTCGCCGCGTCGCTGAGAACACCAGCCTTGGTACCGATCACGGCACGGCGGGCCCGGCCTTCATCATCGGCAAGGGCGTGAGTGGCGGCCAGTATGGCGCGCCCCCGAGCCTCACAGATCTCGACGACGGCAACCTCAAATACACCACCGATTACAGGCGGATCTACTCGACGCTGATCCAGGGCTGGATGGGACACGAACAGTCGTCGGCCATCCTGCGCAACGAGTTCAGTCCCCTTCCCATCTTCGGGCGGGGCACCTGA
- a CDS encoding beta-L-arabinofuranosidase domain-containing protein → MSRYAPVPFPSVKLEGQFWHERLDTVLDRTVPSQHKKLGEYGILDSLKLPNPPPPLRFPRHPNGFTVQVFWDSDVGKWIEAASYALAHRRDADIEAKIEAAIDDLEKAQAPDGYLNCWYLGREPEKRWTNLRDNHEMYNTGHLLEGAVAYFQVTGRRRFLDIMERYLDHIYAEFGTGPGQRRGYDGHEEIELALMKLYYLTGEKKHLDFATYLINERGRQPPHYFDWERDQREGGDASQRYVFGNYEYSQSHKPVREQDKVVGHAVRAMYLYTAMADLAAELGDADLKRACEVLWDDVMHTKMYVTAGLGPSAHNEGFTHDFDLPNQTAYAETCASVALIFWAQRMLHLDLDGKYADILELAMYNGALSGLSRDGEHYFYANPLESDGTPTRWDWHTCPCCTMNVSRLVASVGGYFLSTAADGVAFHLYGGIASDVEISGTRVSLREVSNYPWSGDITIHVDPETPKTFDVKLRIPGWCSDAKLAVNGEAVDVSSAMAGYVTINRLWTTGDVVTLTLPMPPVRLYAHPGVIMDAGRVALKRGPLVYCLEEADNGEGRVQRLKLPRSAELRAETDKNLFGGIVKLHADGRAIEEADFSELYRTAPPTETSSTLTAIPYYLWANRNQGSMVVWIPEAVG, encoded by the coding sequence ATGTCTCGTTACGCTCCCGTCCCGTTCCCGTCGGTCAAGCTGGAAGGCCAGTTCTGGCATGAACGGCTCGACACGGTCCTCGACCGCACCGTCCCCAGTCAGCATAAAAAGCTCGGCGAATACGGCATTCTCGACAGTCTCAAACTCCCCAACCCGCCGCCGCCGCTGCGCTTTCCGCGTCACCCCAATGGCTTTACCGTCCAGGTGTTCTGGGACAGCGATGTCGGCAAGTGGATCGAGGCGGCCAGCTATGCGCTCGCCCATCGGCGCGATGCCGATATCGAAGCCAAGATAGAAGCTGCCATCGACGATCTCGAAAAGGCCCAGGCGCCCGACGGCTATCTCAATTGCTGGTACCTCGGTCGCGAGCCCGAAAAACGCTGGACCAATCTGCGCGACAATCACGAGATGTATAATACCGGCCACCTGCTCGAAGGCGCTGTGGCCTATTTCCAGGTTACCGGCCGCCGGCGCTTCCTCGACATCATGGAGCGCTATCTCGACCATATCTACGCCGAGTTCGGCACCGGTCCGGGCCAGCGCCGCGGCTATGATGGTCACGAGGAAATCGAGCTCGCGCTGATGAAGCTCTATTACCTCACCGGCGAGAAGAAGCACCTCGACTTCGCCACCTATCTCATCAATGAGCGCGGCCGCCAGCCGCCACATTATTTCGACTGGGAGCGTGACCAACGCGAGGGCGGCGACGCCAGCCAGCGCTATGTCTTCGGCAATTACGAATATTCCCAGAGCCATAAACCCGTCCGCGAGCAGGACAAGGTCGTCGGCCACGCCGTGCGCGCCATGTATCTCTATACCGCCATGGCCGATCTCGCCGCCGAGCTTGGCGACGCCGATCTCAAGCGTGCCTGCGAAGTCCTCTGGGACGACGTCATGCACACCAAGATGTATGTGACCGCTGGCCTCGGCCCCTCGGCACACAACGAGGGCTTCACCCACGATTTCGATCTGCCCAACCAGACCGCCTATGCCGAAACCTGCGCCTCCGTCGCCCTGATCTTCTGGGCCCAGCGCATGCTCCATCTCGATCTTGATGGCAAATATGCCGATATCCTCGAGCTCGCCATGTACAACGGCGCGCTCTCCGGCCTCAGCCGCGACGGCGAGCATTATTTCTATGCCAACCCGCTCGAAAGCGATGGTACGCCGACCCGCTGGGACTGGCACACCTGCCCCTGCTGCACCATGAATGTCTCGCGCCTCGTCGCCTCGGTCGGCGGCTATTTTCTCTCTACCGCCGCCGATGGCGTCGCCTTCCACCTCTACGGGGGCATCGCCTCGGATGTGGAGATTTCAGGCACCAGGGTGAGCCTCAGGGAAGTCTCCAACTATCCCTGGTCCGGCGACATCACCATTCATGTCGATCCCGAAACGCCCAAAACCTTCGACGTCAAACTGCGCATTCCCGGCTGGTGCTCTGACGCAAAGCTGGCGGTCAATGGCGAGGCGGTAGATGTGTCATCGGCCATGGCGGGCTATGTCACCATCAACCGTCTGTGGACCACGGGCGACGTCGTCACCCTGACGCTTCCCATGCCGCCGGTGCGCCTTTATGCCCATCCCGGCGTCATCATGGATGCCGGCCGCGTTGCGCTCAAGCGTGGGCCGCTGGTCTATTGTCTGGAAGAAGCCGACAATGGCGAGGGCAGGGTCCAGCGCCTCAAACTCCCGCGCAGTGCCGAGCTGCGCGCCGAGACGGACAAAAACCTCTTCGGCGGCATCGTGAAGCTGCATGCCGATGGCCGGGCAATCGAGGAGGCAGACTTCTCAGAACTCTATCGAACCGCCCCGCCAACGGAGACCTCCTCGACGCTGACGGCCATCCCCTACTACCTCTGGGCCAATCGCAACCAGGGCTCGATGGTCGTCTGGATTCCCGAGGCCGTCGGCTGA
- the ugpC gene encoding sn-glycerol-3-phosphate ABC transporter ATP-binding protein UgpC, translated as MTAQIELNGIDKHYGVFHALKNVSLTIDKGSFVALVGPSGCGKSTLLRSIAGLETITAGELKIAGKTMTGVPPRHRDIAMVFQSYALYPHMTVEENLTYSLRLHGVGKAEAKAKAAEVAATTGLSQLLGRYPRQLSGGQRQRVAMGRAIIRNPKAFLFDEPLSNLDAALRVQMRKEIRALHDRLGATSVYVTHDQIEAMTMADWVVVMRDGIIEQQGRPLDLYDKPVNRFVAGFIGSPAMNFIDGRIAEAGRSVVLADGAGELPLARSLEPGRAVVVGMRPEHLQPAASDATFHLEIGVIESTGSATYLTSPDGAFQLVQSERSSLKPGDRIGLSIAPENIHLFDPQTGVAL; from the coding sequence ATGACCGCACAGATCGAGCTCAACGGCATCGACAAGCACTATGGGGTCTTCCACGCCCTCAAGAATGTCTCGCTCACCATCGACAAGGGCAGTTTCGTCGCCCTGGTTGGCCCGTCCGGCTGTGGCAAGTCCACGCTGCTGCGCTCCATCGCCGGGCTCGAAACCATTACCGCGGGCGAGCTCAAGATCGCCGGAAAGACCATGACCGGCGTGCCCCCGCGCCACCGCGACATCGCCATGGTGTTCCAGTCCTATGCGCTCTATCCGCATATGACGGTTGAGGAAAACCTCACCTATTCCCTGCGCCTCCATGGCGTAGGAAAGGCCGAGGCAAAGGCGAAGGCCGCCGAAGTCGCGGCCACCACCGGTCTCTCCCAGCTCCTCGGCCGTTATCCCCGCCAGCTGTCTGGCGGCCAGCGCCAGCGCGTCGCCATGGGCCGGGCCATCATCCGCAATCCAAAAGCCTTCCTCTTTGACGAGCCGCTCTCCAATCTGGACGCGGCTCTCCGCGTCCAGATGCGCAAGGAGATCCGTGCGCTTCACGATCGTCTCGGCGCCACATCGGTCTATGTCACCCACGACCAGATCGAAGCCATGACCATGGCCGACTGGGTCGTCGTCATGCGCGATGGCATCATCGAGCAGCAGGGCCGCCCCCTCGACCTCTATGACAAGCCGGTCAATCGCTTCGTCGCGGGCTTCATCGGCTCCCCAGCCATGAATTTCATCGATGGCCGCATTGCCGAGGCTGGCAGATCGGTTGTCCTGGCTGACGGCGCCGGTGAATTGCCCCTGGCGCGCAGCCTCGAGCCGGGCAGGGCGGTGGTCGTCGGCATGCGCCCCGAACACCTCCAGCCCGCCGCCAGCGATGCCACCTTCCATCTTGAAATCGGTGTCATCGAATCCACCGGTTCTGCCACCTATCTGACCTCACCCGATGGCGCCTTCCAGCTGGTGCAGTCCGAGCGCTCGAGCCTCAAGCCAGGCGATCGCATCGGCCTCTCCATCGCGCCCGAAAATATCCACCTCTTCGATCCGCAAACCGGCGTCGCACTCTAA
- a CDS encoding carbohydrate ABC transporter permease: protein MTKTYTPWFLLVVALALAAVYLFPLYWMYVTSLKTGSEMFANPPTFWPNNPNPGIYPEVWARRAMPTFLTNSVLIAGGVTAITVILGTGCAYVLARYRNVWIDVGLFCVLMLQVLPASVMVTPLFVGFNQIGLLNYPRTAVVLAAAAKAMPFFVVLVRATFMSVPRELEEAALVDGNSRIGAFFSIVLPLARNGILVCAILTFMSAFGEYIYSKSIIQSPSQQPASVGLSGFLGPNSTDWSSIMAYSAIYVTPILLAFVILQRRIVSGLTSGALK, encoded by the coding sequence ATGACCAAGACCTACACACCCTGGTTCCTGCTCGTCGTCGCCCTGGCGCTGGCAGCTGTCTATCTCTTCCCGCTCTATTGGATGTACGTCACCAGCCTCAAGACCGGCTCGGAGATGTTCGCCAATCCGCCGACCTTCTGGCCCAACAACCCCAACCCCGGGATTTACCCCGAAGTCTGGGCCCGGCGCGCCATGCCGACCTTTCTCACCAATTCGGTGCTCATCGCCGGTGGCGTCACCGCCATCACCGTCATTCTCGGCACCGGTTGCGCCTATGTGCTCGCGCGCTACCGCAATGTCTGGATCGATGTCGGGCTCTTCTGCGTGCTGATGCTGCAGGTCCTGCCGGCATCGGTCATGGTGACGCCGCTCTTTGTCGGCTTCAACCAGATTGGCCTCCTCAACTATCCGCGCACCGCAGTGGTGCTGGCTGCGGCCGCCAAGGCCATGCCGTTCTTCGTCGTGCTGGTGCGCGCGACCTTCATGAGTGTCCCGCGCGAACTCGAGGAAGCCGCTCTAGTGGATGGCAATTCGCGCATCGGGGCCTTTTTCTCCATCGTCCTGCCGCTGGCGCGAAATGGCATTCTCGTCTGCGCCATCCTCACCTTCATGAGTGCCTTCGGCGAATACATCTACTCCAAGTCGATCATCCAGAGCCCGAGCCAGCAGCCGGCAAGCGTTGGCCTGTCAGGCTTCCTCGGTCCCAACTCCACCGACTGGAGTTCGATTATGGCCTATTCGGCCATCTATGTGACGCCGATCCTTCTCGCCTTCGTCATTCTGCAGCGCCGCATTGTCTCCGGCCTTACCTCGGGAGCCCTCAAATGA
- a CDS encoding sugar ABC transporter permease, with translation MSRFLNWLRDGVGFDILLVGAALLFLVALAGAPLIYNVLMSFQQVDMFTLGVLFRPFVGFDNYVAVVRQPEFWLVTRNTLIFVFGSMTGQFVLGFALALFFAQNFPGASTIRGLFLVSWVMPGLVVGAIWSWILAGDFGVLNVILKSLGIIQSNIFWKSDPNFSIWAVIIANIWLGLAFNMLLLSVGLAAIPKDLYEAAELDGANAFQRFWTITLPMMRPTIGAVLSLGLIGTLQQFDLFPALTEGGPANTSNVAGFWSWQLSFQLYDFAKGATVSVMMFLLVLFASVVYVRSTRHEVRG, from the coding sequence GTGTCGCGATTTCTCAATTGGCTGCGAGACGGGGTAGGGTTCGACATCCTTCTCGTGGGCGCCGCTCTGCTTTTCCTTGTCGCCCTGGCCGGCGCACCGCTCATCTACAATGTGCTGATGAGCTTCCAGCAGGTGGACATGTTCACCCTTGGCGTGCTGTTCCGGCCCTTTGTCGGCTTCGACAACTATGTCGCCGTGGTGCGCCAGCCCGAATTCTGGCTGGTCACGCGCAACACGCTGATCTTCGTCTTCGGTTCGATGACCGGACAGTTCGTCCTCGGCTTCGCCCTGGCGCTGTTCTTCGCCCAGAATTTCCCTGGCGCCTCCACCATCCGCGGCCTGTTCCTCGTCTCCTGGGTCATGCCCGGCCTTGTGGTCGGCGCCATCTGGAGCTGGATCCTCGCCGGCGATTTCGGTGTGCTCAATGTCATCCTCAAGAGCCTTGGCATCATCCAGTCCAACATCTTCTGGAAGTCAGACCCGAATTTCTCCATCTGGGCCGTCATTATCGCCAACATCTGGCTCGGCCTCGCCTTCAACATGCTGCTGCTCTCCGTGGGTCTCGCGGCAATCCCCAAGGACCTCTACGAGGCCGCCGAGCTCGATGGCGCCAATGCCTTCCAGCGCTTCTGGACCATCACCCTGCCGATGATGCGCCCCACCATTGGTGCAGTGCTCTCGCTGGGCCTGATCGGCACGCTCCAGCAATTCGATCTGTTCCCCGCACTCACCGAGGGCGGTCCGGCAAACACCTCCAACGTCGCTGGCTTCTGGTCCTGGCAATTGAGCTTCCAGCTCTATGACTTTGCCAAGGGCGCAACTGTCTCGGTCATGATGTTCCTGCTCGTGCTCTTTGCCTCCGTCGTCTATGTGCGCTCGACGCGCCACGAGGTGCGCGGATGA
- a CDS encoding sugar ABC transporter substrate-binding protein, which translates to MQFTKLGLLAGLAFGALIAATPAYAQVTLKVWSIDGVDRPGIADTYSKEFDDANEDIVVEYRAVPFDEIVNETLRAFATGNAPDIVSFDNPDFALFSSRGAMLDITDRVAASDIISKAEYFAGPLNSVTWDGKLFGLPKYTDTIGIFYNKDLFAKAGLTEPPKTWDEVAEYAAKLTDPASNVYGITFSARAGEEGTFQFLPVIQMSGGGADMVNTEGAAKVLDIWKSLIDNGYASRDVLSLGQWDSTGVFNSGNAAMAISGPWEIDRMVEDAQFDWGVALLPTIEADDERSSALGGFNWGIMANTQHPDEAFRLLEYFVDQEDRIFPEFGNLPARGDIELPVTGIEKKDAALKVFQEQLQFAQPRGPHPEWQKISKAIYDAEQQALTGQMSAMDALNQAQATIDTIFGK; encoded by the coding sequence ATGCAGTTTACCAAGCTCGGTCTATTGGCCGGTCTCGCCTTCGGCGCATTGATCGCCGCAACGCCCGCTTACGCACAGGTAACGCTCAAGGTCTGGTCCATCGACGGTGTCGATCGTCCGGGCATTGCCGATACCTATTCCAAGGAATTCGATGACGCCAACGAGGATATCGTTGTCGAATATCGCGCCGTTCCTTTCGATGAGATCGTCAACGAGACCCTGCGCGCCTTCGCCACCGGCAATGCGCCCGACATCGTCTCCTTCGACAATCCCGATTTTGCGCTCTTCTCCTCGCGCGGGGCAATGCTCGACATCACCGATCGCGTCGCTGCCTCCGACATCATCAGCAAGGCCGAATATTTCGCCGGTCCGCTCAATTCGGTCACCTGGGATGGCAAGCTGTTCGGCCTGCCCAAATACACCGACACCATCGGCATCTTCTACAACAAGGATCTCTTCGCCAAGGCCGGGTTGACCGAGCCACCCAAGACCTGGGACGAAGTGGCCGAATACGCCGCCAAGCTGACCGACCCCGCCAGCAATGTCTATGGCATCACCTTCTCGGCCCGCGCCGGTGAAGAAGGCACTTTCCAGTTCCTGCCCGTCATCCAGATGTCCGGCGGTGGCGCCGACATGGTCAATACCGAGGGTGCCGCAAAGGTCCTCGATATCTGGAAGAGCCTGATCGACAACGGCTACGCCAGCCGCGACGTGCTCAGCCTCGGGCAGTGGGATTCCACCGGCGTGTTCAATTCGGGCAATGCCGCCATGGCCATCTCCGGTCCGTGGGAAATCGACCGCATGGTCGAGGACGCCCAGTTCGACTGGGGCGTCGCCCTTCTGCCCACCATCGAAGCAGATGATGAGCGCTCTTCCGCGCTCGGCGGCTTCAACTGGGGCATCATGGCCAACACCCAGCATCCTGATGAAGCCTTCCGCCTGCTCGAATATTTCGTAGATCAGGAAGACCGCATCTTCCCCGAATTCGGCAATCTGCCGGCGCGTGGCGATATCGAGCTGCCGGTCACCGGCATTGAGAAAAAGGACGCGGCTCTCAAGGTATTCCAGGAGCAGCTGCAGTTCGCTCAGCCGCGTGGCCCGCATCCGGAATGGCAGAAGATCTCCAAGGCCATCTATGACGCCGAGCAGCAGGCGCTGACCGGTCAGATGTCCGCCATGGACGCGCTCAACCAGGCCCAGGCCACCATCGACACTATCTTCGGAAAATAG